CACATCCCACAGGTTACCCCAGTTGCTCAGCTTGTCCTTGTCCAGTTTACGGAACACGCCTGCCTTGATCTGGCGGGCAAGGAAGGTGCCGCTGGGAACGACGACGTCGTAGCCGCTGCCACCGGCCAGCAGTTTGGTTTCCAGAACTTCGTTGGAGTCAAAAACGTCATAGACGACCTTGATCCCGGTTTCCTTTTCGAAATCCGACAGGATTTCCGTGTCGATATAATCAGACCAGTTGTAGACATTCACCACGTTGTCTTCGGCCATTGCCATATGGCCGGAAAACGCGGCCGCAGCCACACTGACTGCAGTGAACTTCAAAATTTTATTCTTCAGACTCATCGTCGTCTCCCCGTTGGTAAATAAAGGACCAAATGGAATACTTATGCGGATGCGCATTATAGGTCTCTATAAGTCACGTCCACCAGTTTTTCCCTTTGTAACCTCCCATGATTCCAGAATTTTTTATCGTTTCTTGTTGTCCTGAACCTTGTCGGTTTCAGGTGATTGCACCGGGGTCACTACGGAGCCGTCCGGTGCAATATGCCGCGGAAAAGTAAGCGACAAATAACGGTGCATCGTATCAAGCGCGAATGTGCGGTCGAAGACACGATGCGGCATAAGCAGGGATTGCCATAAACCCTCTGCGGTGGATTCCAGGCCACGCGCGATCTGTTTCGTAGGCAGGTCGTATTCGCCTGCCTCGATTATCGTCTCACACAAGCGCAGCGTCTGTAAATTTCGTTCGTCATCCCGCCCGCCGCAAAGTTCCGAATAGACCGGGCGGGACTTGGCCTCCCCCCAAAAGGCGAACCATACGGCGATATTACGCGGATTGCAGATATAGGGATCGAAATCCGCCCGGAAAATTGCCACCAGTTGCGCCACGGCATCGTCGGGACTGGCCTCCAGCGCCCGTTGCCAGTGATTGCGATATTCGCGGGAAATATATTGCAGCGTCTCGATCAGCAGCGCGTCTTTGGATTGGAAATGGAAATTGACCAATCCCCGTGATAGTCCGGCCCCCTTCGCCACCTTGGCGAGGGTGGTTTCCGAGAATCCACATTTGGCAATCGATTCCATGGTGGATTCGATAAGCTCTCGCCTGCGCTGTGCTTTCAGCGTGTCCCGGCTGAGGGGGGTGGTCTTGTTTTCAACGGCGCTGATCGCTGCCATTTTGAGCTACTTGCTCCCTGTAAATCGGACCATAATTATGATCACATTTTTTTGTGATGCTATATTTTCTGCGTAATATGCGCAACTATTTCGTTGAACGCTGGTTCAAAATTTTGTGGACCTCCGTTGAAACGCATGACATTTTACATCGCAATCGGGGCCACATCCGGCCTGACAATATTTTAAAAACTGCCTGAAAAAAGAAACGGTTATTCGGCGGGGAGGCCGGTTGAGCAATGAAAGTCCTTTACCATGCGGGCATGTATAATCCTGCCCCGGTGCCCAGCTACTGGGAGGCAACGGCGAACAGGGATGTACTGCTCGGAAACCCTCTATCCGGGAATGATGCTTGTGATGTTGCTATTATAGGTGGCGGGTTCACGGGCCTGTCGGCAGCCCTGCATCTGGCACGGGATTTCAATCTGGACGTCCGCGTTTTGGATGGCGGTCCCATGGGCTGGGGGGCATCGGGGCGCAATGGCGGATTTTGCTGCCTGCCTGCGACCAAGCTTTCGATAAAGCAGATGATTGGCAAATACGGCCTGGAGGAAACCAGGAAATTCTGGGCGTCCCAGCTTGACGGTGTGGACCTGGTCCGGTCGCTCGCAGGTGATGAAGGCATCGACTATGATCTGCAGGGGGATGGCAACCTGGAAGTGGCGCACCGGCCCTCTGCCTTTGAGGACCTGCGGGAATACGGTGAACAGCTCAAAAGCCTTTTCGGGATAAACTCCCATCTTTACCGGCGCGAGGAATTTGCCGAAATCGGGTTTGATTCGCAGGAGCAGTTCGGGGCCCTGAAGATTGAGTCAGGTTTTGCCCTGCATCCGCTGAAATTCTCGTTGGGACTTGCCGCGGCTGCCCAACGTCATGGTGCAACGCTTTACCCGAACTCGCTGGTCACGCATTGGGAGAAAACCGATGGCCGCCATGTCTTGCGAACGGAGCAGGGCAGCCTGGCGGCGAACAAGGTGATTGTCGCCACCAATGGATTTACGCGTGAAGGCATGCACCGGGCCTTTGACAAGCGGATGTTACCGGTGATTTCCAATATTCTCGTGACACGCCCGCTGAGCGATGACGAGCTTGCCGCCCAGAAATGGCAGACGGAAATGCCGGTGGTGAATACCCGCAACCTTCTATTCTATTTCCGTATGCTGAAGGATCGCCGTTTCATGATTGGCGCCAGGGGCGACTGGACGGGTGCGCCTGAGGATGCGGAAAAAATGAAGACCTGGCTAACCCGGCGGGTCGGGGAGGTTTTCCCGGCCTGGCGGAATGCCGAGGTCGATTACTTCTGGCGTGGCTTCGTCTGCATGACGCGCAAGTTCTCACCGTCCCTGGGCCAGGACGCCGATGACCCCAGCCTTTTCTACGGCTATGCCTTTCACGCCAATGGTGTAAATACGGCCCCCTGGGTAGGCATGAAGCTGGCGGAAATGGTCGCAGGCAAGGATGGGGTTGAGGCCACAATCCCGGCTGTTCTGCGTGGCCATGCGCCACGC
The Aestuariispira ectoiniformans genome window above contains:
- a CDS encoding NAD(P)/FAD-dependent oxidoreductase, which gives rise to MKVLYHAGMYNPAPVPSYWEATANRDVLLGNPLSGNDACDVAIIGGGFTGLSAALHLARDFNLDVRVLDGGPMGWGASGRNGGFCCLPATKLSIKQMIGKYGLEETRKFWASQLDGVDLVRSLAGDEGIDYDLQGDGNLEVAHRPSAFEDLREYGEQLKSLFGINSHLYRREEFAEIGFDSQEQFGALKIESGFALHPLKFSLGLAAAAQRHGATLYPNSLVTHWEKTDGRHVLRTEQGSLAANKVIVATNGFTREGMHRAFDKRMLPVISNILVTRPLSDDELAAQKWQTEMPVVNTRNLLFYFRMLKDRRFMIGARGDWTGAPEDAEKMKTWLTRRVGEVFPAWRNAEVDYFWRGFVCMTRKFSPSLGQDADDPSLFYGYAFHANGVNTAPWVGMKLAEMVAGKDGVEATIPAVLRGHAPRFPFAGLRLWYLRASAAYYRWQDD
- a CDS encoding TetR/AcrR family transcriptional regulator produces the protein MAAISAVENKTTPLSRDTLKAQRRRELIESTMESIAKCGFSETTLAKVAKGAGLSRGLVNFHFQSKDALLIETLQYISREYRNHWQRALEASPDDAVAQLVAIFRADFDPYICNPRNIAVWFAFWGEAKSRPVYSELCGGRDDERNLQTLRLCETIIEAGEYDLPTKQIARGLESTAEGLWQSLLMPHRVFDRTFALDTMHRYLSLTFPRHIAPDGSVVTPVQSPETDKVQDNKKR